In a single window of the Candidatus Hydrothermales bacterium genome:
- a CDS encoding ROK family protein produces MPSRKLFAGVDIGGTRVKLCFYDGEKFSEEKIFKINPEENFLEEIIEHLNRKKNLKAVAFGIPGVIDDKNNLRFAPNLPFLFGKNLDELIKKRLKVKNVFFDNDCHMNAYGEWKLGKAKGLECFIFLTLGTGVGGAVFIEKKLFRGYKNLGAEFGHVTVDPNGPMCSCGNRGCLEAFASKNGIRNFLYMKKKEGIDHFLTKNPSKVEPEEVYEFAKRKDQLAIECFKNLGYALGIALSDFAKVFSPQKFIIGGGISHAFDIFYTFILEEYTKRVPSYLLDIKIEKAELSDEAGMYGASLYAYDNFYKK; encoded by the coding sequence ATGCCGTCAAGGAAATTATTCGCAGGAGTTGATATTGGGGGGACAAGGGTTAAACTGTGCTTTTACGATGGAGAAAAGTTCTCTGAAGAAAAAATATTTAAAATTAATCCTGAAGAGAACTTTTTAGAAGAAATTATCGAGCATTTAAATAGAAAAAAAAATCTAAAGGCCGTAGCATTTGGTATACCTGGAGTTATTGACGATAAAAACAATTTAAGATTTGCGCCTAATCTTCCCTTTCTATTTGGTAAAAATTTAGATGAATTAATAAAAAAAAGATTAAAAGTAAAGAATGTTTTCTTTGATAACGATTGTCACATGAATGCATATGGGGAGTGGAAATTGGGGAAGGCAAAAGGATTAGAGTGTTTTATTTTTTTAACACTTGGAACAGGTGTTGGAGGCGCGGTTTTTATAGAAAAAAAACTTTTTAGAGGATATAAAAATCTTGGTGCTGAATTTGGTCATGTAACTGTTGATCCAAATGGTCCTATGTGCTCCTGCGGCAATAGGGGGTGTCTCGAAGCATTTGCATCAAAGAATGGAATAAGGAATTTTTTGTATATGAAAAAAAAGGAGGGAATCGACCACTTTTTAACAAAGAATCCATCAAAGGTTGAACCAGAGGAGGTTTATGAATTTGCAAAAAGGAAGGATCAACTTGCCATAGAATGTTTCAAAAATTTAGGATACGCCCTTGGGATCGCGTTATCTGATTTTGCAAAAGTTTTTTCACCCCAAAAATTCATAATCGGAGGAGGAATTTCCCATGCCTTTGATATTTTCTACACTTTTATTTTAGAGGAATATACAAAAAGAGTACCCTCTTATCTTTTAGATATAAAAATTGAAAAGGCAGAGCTCTCTGACGAAGCGGGAATGTACGGAGCTTCACTTTATGCTTATGACAACTTTTATAAAAAATAA
- a CDS encoding SDR family NAD(P)-dependent oxidoreductase — MKSFKNKNFIITGASSGLGKELVHKIASEGGNLLIGSRRKEIIDQIKDEIIKNFKVKVISSFLDVTDEKSVKEFAKIAAYEFESVDCLINNAGVGLYAKVEDVEESDFSKLFDVNVKGIFLVTKEFLPYMKKNGKGVIVNISSLAGYVGLPLMSVYAATKFAVRGFTDALRRELRAYKIKVIGVYPGPFESDFFKNAIKKFENINIRKNKLMWADSGEVAQKIIEGIKKGKKNIYVKRLWKTIAKLHDFYPTFFDLPLSSSRYYRTFNLS, encoded by the coding sequence ATGAAAAGTTTTAAGAACAAAAATTTTATAATTACGGGTGCTTCCTCAGGTCTTGGAAAAGAACTTGTCCACAAAATTGCAAGTGAAGGCGGTAATCTCCTAATCGGTTCACGAAGAAAGGAAATTATTGACCAAATAAAAGATGAAATTATAAAAAATTTTAAGGTTAAAGTTATTAGTTCATTTCTAGATGTCACTGATGAAAAGTCAGTTAAGGAATTTGCTAAAATTGCTGCATATGAGTTTGAAAGTGTTGACTGTCTCATAAATAACGCGGGAGTAGGGCTTTATGCTAAAGTTGAAGATGTGGAAGAAAGTGATTTCAGTAAACTTTTTGATGTAAACGTAAAAGGTATTTTTCTTGTTACTAAAGAGTTTTTACCTTATATGAAAAAGAATGGAAAAGGAGTCATAGTGAATATTTCTTCTCTTGCTGGGTATGTGGGGTTACCCCTTATGAGCGTTTATGCTGCTACAAAGTTTGCTGTTCGTGGTTTTACTGATGCCTTAAGAAGAGAATTAAGGGCATATAAAATAAAAGTTATTGGTGTTTATCCGGGTCCCTTTGAATCTGATTTTTTTAAAAATGCTATAAAAAAATTTGAAAATATTAATATAAGAAAAAACAAATTGATGTGGGCTGACTCAGGGGAGGTTGCTCAGAAAATAATAGAGGGAATCAAAAAGGGAAAAAAGAATATTTATGTTAAAAGATTATGGAAAACCATAGCAAAACTTCACGATTTTTACCCCACCTTCTTTGACTTGCCTCTTTCTTCAAGCAGGTATTATAGAACTTTTAATTTAAGTTAA
- the recJ gene encoding single-stranded-DNA-specific exonuclease RecJ produces the protein MRRKRWFIRSDKVPKRENLLDFLLEIRGIEDKEAFLDPQLSYIYSFYKLKGVKEAVERLKRAIDKKEKVGLYIDYDVDGITGGAILYRNLKKLGVDVEVKIPNRLSEGYGVQISGLKELREKGVSLVITVDSGIRSFEAAEWAFKNNLDLIITDHHFPSKDLPKALAIINPHLDYPFRFLSGVGVVFKFLLALYEKMGQDPKELIWDLDLVVLGTVADIVPLISENRVLSYLGMKVLEKSKKMGIKVLKKISGREENLRTWDILFVLAPRLNAAGRLQDASLSFNLLVTKKTEEALKLAKMLEKMNSLRMEEQERILAGALSTIEKEDKGKNFFITIKGKDFHPGVIGIVASKIAEKYYRPSIVFTEQGDILRGSARSINKNIDLMEIFDKLDDLILEYGGHSCAAGIKILKKDYEVFEEKINLLASINFKEEDFEPEVTIDCKFPIEEWDSFLYSEVIEKMEPFGEGNPKPVFLDENLTCVGDIKLRKNEHLDFYVIKKGRFFRAFVPERFDLYDKIVSGKTKISAVYSPEIDYYSKRKDLSFKILDLEIINEKF, from the coding sequence ATGAGGAGGAAAAGATGGTTTATAAGATCTGACAAGGTTCCTAAAAGAGAAAACCTTCTTGATTTTTTACTTGAAATAAGGGGGATAGAGGACAAGGAGGCTTTTTTAGATCCTCAGCTTTCTTATATTTACTCTTTTTATAAATTAAAGGGGGTGAAAGAGGCTGTTGAAAGGCTTAAAAGAGCAATTGATAAAAAAGAAAAGGTGGGACTATATATAGATTATGATGTAGATGGAATTACAGGAGGTGCTATCTTATATAGGAATTTAAAAAAGTTAGGAGTTGATGTTGAGGTAAAAATTCCAAATAGATTAAGTGAGGGATATGGAGTCCAGATAAGTGGGCTTAAAGAGTTAAGGGAAAAGGGAGTTAGTTTAGTTATAACAGTGGATTCTGGAATAAGGTCCTTTGAGGCAGCTGAATGGGCTTTTAAAAATAATCTTGATCTTATAATAACTGATCACCACTTCCCATCAAAGGATTTACCAAAGGCTCTTGCTATAATAAATCCACATCTTGATTATCCCTTTAGGTTTCTCTCAGGTGTTGGTGTTGTTTTTAAATTCTTGCTAGCTCTATACGAGAAAATGGGACAAGATCCAAAAGAGCTAATTTGGGATCTTGATCTTGTCGTACTTGGAACTGTTGCTGATATTGTTCCACTTATTTCTGAAAATAGGGTCTTAAGTTATCTTGGAATGAAGGTTCTTGAGAAGTCAAAGAAAATGGGTATAAAGGTTTTGAAAAAAATTTCTGGTAGAGAAGAAAATCTTAGAACATGGGATATCCTTTTTGTTCTTGCACCAAGGCTTAATGCAGCTGGTAGGTTGCAGGATGCAAGTTTATCTTTTAATCTTTTAGTTACAAAAAAAACTGAGGAGGCTCTGAAACTGGCTAAGATGCTTGAGAAAATGAATAGCTTAAGAATGGAGGAACAGGAGAGAATATTAGCTGGGGCTCTTTCAACAATTGAAAAGGAGGATAAGGGAAAGAACTTCTTTATAACAATTAAAGGTAAAGATTTTCATCCAGGGGTAATAGGAATAGTTGCTTCTAAGATAGCAGAAAAGTATTATAGGCCATCTATAGTTTTTACGGAACAAGGGGATATTTTAAGGGGTTCGGCAAGGTCAATTAATAAAAATATAGATCTTATGGAAATATTTGACAAATTAGACGATCTAATACTTGAGTATGGGGGGCACAGCTGTGCAGCTGGTATAAAGATTTTAAAGAAAGATTACGAAGTCTTTGAAGAAAAAATTAATTTGCTTGCAAGTATTAACTTTAAAGAAGAGGATTTTGAACCCGAGGTAACTATTGATTGCAAATTTCCAATTGAGGAGTGGGATAGCTTTCTTTATTCTGAGGTAATTGAAAAGATGGAACCCTTCGGAGAGGGAAATCCAAAACCTGTATTTCTCGATGAAAATTTAACTTGTGTTGGAGATATAAAATTAAGAAAAAATGAACATCTTGATTTCTATGTAATCAAAAAGGGTAGATTTTTTAGAGCCTTTGTTCCTGAAAGATTCGATCTTTACGATAAAATAGTTTCTGGAAAAACAAAAATTTCAGCCGTCTATAGCCCTGAAATTGACTACTATTCAAAAAGAAAAGATCTATCTTTTAAGATTTTAGATCTGGAAATCATAAATGAAAAGTTTTAA
- a CDS encoding ferritin — MDKKILKALNDQMNREFYSAYLYLSMAAWFEKENLLGFAKWMKVQAWEELGHAMRFYKFITDRGEKPELDKLEKPKSEWNSPKEAFEDAHNHEKFITKNIHEIYKLAEELNDYPTKTFLHWFIDEQVEEENQTFVILDTIIKIKDSVSSLYFLDHKLSQREFEKLEIEI, encoded by the coding sequence ATGGATAAGAAAATTTTAAAGGCTTTGAACGATCAGATGAATAGGGAATTTTACTCTGCCTATCTTTATCTTTCCATGGCTGCTTGGTTTGAAAAGGAGAATTTATTGGGTTTTGCTAAGTGGATGAAAGTTCAGGCATGGGAAGAACTTGGTCATGCCATGAGATTTTATAAGTTTATTACAGACAGAGGGGAGAAACCTGAGCTTGATAAACTTGAAAAGCCCAAATCTGAATGGAACTCACCGAAGGAGGCCTTTGAGGATGCCCATAATCACGAAAAGTTTATAACAAAAAATATTCATGAAATTTATAAACTTGCTGAAGAGCTTAATGACTATCCTACAAAAACTTTCCTTCACTGGTTTATAGATGAACAAGTTGAAGAGGAAAATCAAACTTTTGTAATACTAGATACTATTATCAAAATTAAAGATTCTGTTTCCTCTCTTTACTTTTTAGATCATAAACTTTCACAGAGGGAGTTTGAAAAGCTTGAAATAGAGATTTAA
- the purD gene encoding phosphoribosylamine--glycine ligase produces MTKVAVIGSGAREHAISYSLVRKNHETFVIPGNSGMKESMKVLLDFKMDFKEIKDFLQKEKIDYVIVGPEEPLVKGFKDFVKDVAFVYGPSKKESILEGSKAYAKGFMSEYGVKTARFEIFDEPKKAREYVDKRGTPIVIKADGLALGKGSFVCWSKEEAYEAIKKIMEDKIFGESGNVCVIEEYLQGVEISLIVSVAGDEYLPFITSQDHKRVFDDDKGPNTGGMGAYAPCPFVSPSLLEDIDEKIVKRTIRGMVKRGFEYQGFLYFGLMLTDEGPYVLEYNVRMGDPEGQVLLYLLETDLLEIVEHTKEFELLKLSKLKFKEGYACYVVIASKGYPDSYEKGKLIRGYEKIKSEDMKVFFAGVVEKDGELYTHGGRVMGVLGYGETLEKAIERAYYGVKFIEFEGMHYRKDIGKRGLILSGGSTPLVSY; encoded by the coding sequence ATGACAAAGGTAGCCGTAATAGGTAGCGGTGCAAGAGAGCATGCTATCTCTTACTCTTTAGTAAGAAAAAATCATGAGACCTTTGTTATTCCTGGAAATAGCGGCATGAAAGAGAGCATGAAGGTACTCTTAGACTTTAAAATGGATTTTAAGGAAATAAAAGATTTTCTTCAAAAGGAAAAAATAGATTACGTTATTGTAGGCCCTGAAGAGCCCCTTGTAAAGGGATTTAAAGACTTTGTAAAAGATGTTGCCTTTGTCTATGGTCCATCAAAAAAAGAATCAATCCTTGAGGGAAGTAAAGCTTATGCAAAAGGATTTATGTCTGAATATGGCGTTAAAACCGCGCGCTTTGAAATATTTGACGAACCAAAGAAAGCAAGAGAGTATGTAGATAAAAGGGGCACACCTATAGTGATTAAGGCAGATGGACTTGCCCTTGGTAAGGGAAGCTTTGTTTGCTGGTCAAAAGAAGAAGCCTATGAGGCAATTAAAAAGATAATGGAGGATAAGATTTTCGGAGAATCAGGTAATGTTTGTGTAATCGAAGAATACCTGCAAGGAGTCGAGATTTCACTTATTGTATCTGTTGCAGGTGACGAATATCTTCCCTTTATAACTTCTCAAGACCATAAACGGGTTTTTGATGATGATAAGGGACCAAATACAGGTGGAATGGGAGCCTACGCTCCTTGCCCCTTTGTAAGTCCCTCACTGTTAGAAGACATAGATGAAAAGATAGTTAAAAGAACAATAAGAGGTATGGTAAAAAGAGGTTTTGAATACCAGGGTTTTCTATATTTTGGACTTATGTTAACAGATGAGGGCCCTTATGTCCTTGAATACAACGTAAGAATGGGAGATCCTGAAGGTCAAGTTCTTTTATATTTACTTGAAACAGATCTTTTAGAAATAGTTGAACATACCAAAGAATTTGAACTTTTAAAACTTTCAAAACTTAAATTTAAGGAGGGATATGCTTGTTACGTTGTTATTGCATCAAAGGGTTATCCCGATAGTTATGAAAAGGGTAAATTAATAAGAGGGTATGAAAAGATAAAGTCAGAGGATATGAAAGTTTTCTTTGCTGGAGTTGTAGAGAAAGATGGGGAGCTATATACACATGGGGGCAGGGTTATGGGTGTCTTAGGTTATGGTGAAACCTTAGAGAAAGCAATTGAAAGAGCCTATTATGGTGTTAAGTTTATAGAGTTTGAGGGTATGCATTATAGAAAAGATATTGGAAAAAGGGGTTTAATTTTAAGCGGGGGTTCTACTCCTCTTGTTAGTTATTAA
- a CDS encoding tetratricopeptide repeat protein, with product MKKKSMLNYDLYFYTFLVIVLLRNFLESLLEEPHILFFSEDFYTSLIINIHFFFFYFTLLFIFLYLIIFITKRKIEEVLKILVNSFAVILIAPIFDFFVSGFKGYDLSYPLDPSLSFKDYFLNAINPFKYFPGSSPGMRLEIILAFFILIYYVKKFTGKILKGFVLYILIFLSILIFGLLPLSLIKIYPDFFKGGILPIDSQKYGTIYGFISFLFLLPFLLKEFNFIKTLKEDFSFFPIFLPLLGLLTGYKFFLKDFGTVHPFDYLLFLFLLCFSFLFYISKKIIISEVKSLNFIILTIVFYSTLFSFFHLFLTILLYFLYFLIKIYKNKIIIFLSFVFEKVLLFLFGYLFFSRENVFFLMDKGLILFLFLFFVFYFVFRSKLFKKNFVFEIFSFLIFVFILFFLLNFYFKIKVEDIISYRINYLLHLGKIKEADSLFKSSNVNKEKIEPLFFYHTKRFNDFEVMFDELYFKKEITKWAEVVSDWKKYFPLIENKKFLNPGLYFLFKFLKEGDIRFIFLAYRYGFDSYPVYDHLTDFFIKKNDFESALYIIEKTLAKNYSPLLEMKKYYIYFMLGNLKEAEKGLLSLKQRGFSNEILYNNLGVIYMNLGKFKEALFCFEKALEINPFYENTHENLKILKKMISKE from the coding sequence ATGAAAAAAAAGTCAATGTTAAATTACGATTTATACTTTTACACTTTTTTAGTTATAGTTCTTTTAAGAAACTTTTTAGAAAGTCTTCTTGAAGAACCTCACATTTTATTTTTTTCTGAAGATTTCTACACTTCTTTAATAATAAACATTCACTTTTTTTTCTTTTATTTTACCCTTCTTTTTATTTTTCTTTATTTAATTATTTTTATAACAAAAAGAAAGATAGAGGAGGTTTTAAAAATTCTTGTAAATTCCTTTGCCGTTATACTTATTGCTCCGATTTTTGATTTTTTTGTTTCAGGTTTTAAAGGATATGACCTATCTTATCCTCTTGATCCCTCTCTTTCTTTTAAGGATTATTTCTTAAACGCAATTAATCCATTCAAATATTTTCCTGGCTCCTCTCCAGGGATGAGGCTCGAAATTATCTTAGCCTTCTTTATTTTAATTTACTATGTTAAAAAGTTTACAGGAAAAATCTTAAAGGGTTTTGTTCTTTACATATTAATTTTTCTTTCAATCTTAATCTTTGGGCTTTTACCACTTTCTTTAATAAAAATTTATCCTGATTTTTTTAAGGGCGGTATTTTGCCTATTGATTCTCAAAAGTATGGAACAATTTACGGCTTTATTTCTTTCCTCTTTCTTTTACCCTTCTTATTAAAAGAATTTAATTTTATAAAAACACTAAAGGAAGATTTTTCTTTTTTCCCCATCTTTTTACCACTACTTGGTCTTTTAACAGGTTACAAGTTTTTTCTGAAGGACTTTGGAACCGTTCATCCCTTTGACTACTTACTTTTTCTCTTTTTACTCTGCTTTTCTTTTTTATTTTATATCTCGAAAAAAATTATAATCTCTGAGGTAAAAAGTTTAAATTTCATAATTTTGACTATTGTCTTTTACTCAACCCTTTTCTCCTTTTTTCACCTATTTTTGACTATCCTTCTGTATTTTCTTTATTTTTTAATCAAAATTTACAAAAATAAAATCATAATTTTTTTATCTTTTGTATTTGAAAAGGTGCTTCTTTTTTTGTTTGGTTATCTCTTTTTTTCAAGAGAAAACGTTTTCTTTCTCATGGATAAGGGTCTGATTCTCTTTCTCTTTCTCTTTTTTGTATTCTATTTTGTCTTTAGATCCAAACTCTTTAAAAAAAATTTTGTCTTCGAAATTTTTTCTTTTTTGATATTTGTCTTTATTTTATTTTTCCTTTTGAATTTTTATTTTAAAATAAAAGTCGAAGATATAATTTCCTACAGAATAAACTACTTGCTTCATTTGGGAAAAATTAAAGAGGCAGACTCTCTTTTTAAAAGCTCTAACGTTAATAAAGAAAAGATAGAACCTTTATTTTTTTATCATACAAAAAGATTTAATGATTTTGAGGTTATGTTTGATGAACTCTACTTTAAAAAGGAAATAACAAAATGGGCAGAGGTGGTCTCCGATTGGAAAAAATACTTTCCTCTAATAGAAAACAAAAAATTTTTAAATCCCGGTCTATATTTTCTTTTTAAATTTCTAAAAGAAGGAGATATAAGATTTATTTTTTTGGCTTACCGATACGGTTTTGACTCTTATCCAGTTTATGACCATTTAACTGATTTCTTCATTAAAAAAAATGACTTTGAAAGTGCCTTATATATAATCGAGAAAACATTAGCTAAAAACTATTCACCACTTCTTGAAATGAAAAAATACTATATCTATTTTATGCTTGGTAATTTAAAAGAAGCAGAAAAGGGCCTTTTGAGCTTAAAGCAAAGGGGATTTTCGAACGAGATCTTATATAACAATTTGGGTGTCATCTACATGAACTTAGGTAAATTCAAAGAAGCTTTATTTTGCTTTGAAAAAGCACTTGAAATTAACCCTTTTTATGAAAATACCCACGAAAATTTAAAAATTCTTAAAAAGATGATTTCAAAAGAGTAA
- a CDS encoding choice-of-anchor J domain-containing protein: MRSIILIFLLFFTIPLKAQWVTLLNENFEAGVIPSGWSVYNGNGDGYTWTVGTSTDLGAYPPPNYGTKYAYYTDDDAGSGAPITDEQLITPSLSVSQMDILILIFSWGFNMFSPGQEFYYVKVRFFSGGSWGPWIQVANLPGDANGVDTIDLSSYLPKDSVKIMFQYVETTARWNWAVAVDNVTVMGRLLLQNNMKVVKILYPTDIVDRYMTHYPKVWVQNTGLQSATYNAIFDIYDSLFTTRLYSDTLLNNSLASGGSDTLNFDKGFNPPYIGWYKTKATIVFPPDQYPQDNSLTSQFYAFAPPESLTESFENNFPPFLWSLSGQISWRWGPYYGDNIVEPSNAYHGTRYASFPSFNTHRGLKGALISPGVRLNPIYGTPRVFFWAWNRGTANNNDTLKVFVSIDKVTWNLIDRMVGDFERIYALSLSAYSNQTVYIKWEGISDDGISNIVIDYVKISYGTDVSEVNFGKEKDYMINSLSKDLKIKFIGENYRDIILNIYSKEGRKVKSIKKEDIREGKGYIQKVPSGLYLIKGKIESRPIREKVIILK, encoded by the coding sequence ATGAGATCTATAATTTTAATATTCCTGCTTTTCTTTACCATTCCTCTAAAAGCCCAATGGGTAACTCTGCTTAATGAAAATTTTGAAGCAGGTGTAATACCTTCAGGTTGGTCTGTTTATAACGGAAATGGAGACGGCTATACATGGACAGTTGGAACCTCTACAGATTTAGGTGCTTATCCTCCACCAAATTACGGAACTAAATATGCATACTACACAGATGATGATGCAGGAAGTGGCGCTCCTATAACCGATGAGCAACTTATTACGCCCTCACTCTCTGTATCTCAAATGGACATTTTAATACTCATCTTTTCTTGGGGATTTAATATGTTTAGTCCTGGACAAGAATTCTATTATGTAAAAGTTCGATTTTTCAGTGGTGGCTCTTGGGGTCCTTGGATTCAGGTTGCTAACTTACCCGGTGATGCAAATGGGGTTGATACCATAGATCTATCTTCTTACCTACCAAAAGATTCTGTTAAGATTATGTTTCAATATGTTGAAACTACTGCTAGATGGAACTGGGCTGTAGCAGTAGATAACGTTACTGTTATGGGTCGTCTTCTGCTCCAAAACAATATGAAGGTTGTAAAAATACTTTATCCAACAGACATAGTTGATAGATATATGACTCATTATCCAAAAGTTTGGGTTCAGAATACTGGTTTACAGAGTGCAACCTATAATGCCATATTTGATATATATGACTCATTATTTACAACTCGTCTTTATTCTGATACACTTTTAAATAATTCTCTTGCTTCTGGAGGAAGCGATACTTTAAATTTTGACAAAGGTTTTAACCCACCTTATATAGGATGGTATAAAACAAAAGCTACAATAGTATTTCCACCTGATCAATATCCACAGGATAACTCTCTGACATCCCAATTTTATGCTTTTGCGCCTCCTGAATCTCTAACTGAAAGTTTTGAGAATAACTTTCCTCCCTTTCTGTGGTCGCTATCAGGCCAAATTTCCTGGAGATGGGGTCCTTATTACGGTGACAATATTGTTGAACCCTCAAATGCCTATCATGGTACAAGATACGCAAGTTTCCCATCTTTTAATACTCATAGGGGACTTAAGGGAGCACTAATAAGCCCAGGAGTAAGGTTGAATCCAATCTATGGAACACCAAGAGTATTTTTCTGGGCATGGAATAGGGGAACAGCAAACAATAACGACACTCTTAAAGTTTTTGTTTCAATAGATAAAGTGACCTGGAATCTAATCGATAGGATGGTAGGAGATTTTGAGAGAATTTACGCTTTATCTCTCTCAGCTTACTCTAATCAAACTGTCTACATAAAGTGGGAAGGTATCTCAGATGACGGTATTTCAAATATTGTAATTGATTACGTGAAAATAAGCTACGGAACAGACGTCTCAGAGGTTAATTTCGGAAAAGAGAAAGACTATATGATAAACTCACTTTCAAAGGATTTAAAAATTAAATTCATCGGTGAAAATTACAGAGATATCATCTTAAACATATATAGTAAGGAGGGAAGAAAAGTTAAAAGTATTAAAAAAGAAGACATTAGAGAGGGTAAGGGATACATACAAAAAGTTCCATCAGGGCTCTACCTTATTAAAGGTAAAATAGAGAGTAGACCTATAAGGGAAAAGGTTATAATCCTAAAGTAA